The following is a genomic window from Prunus persica cultivar Lovell chromosome G7, Prunus_persica_NCBIv2, whole genome shotgun sequence.
AAAAACCCTTTATTCCCTCTTTTTCCCAAGCTTTGCATTAAAGCAAGTTTCCTCCAGAGTTTTAACTGAGAACTGAAGTAAGAGGTAGCAGACTGTTCTCAGTAATCTCCCATGAAGCCAAAACTCCTTTTTTCCACACTTGTTCTGCTGTTGGTGTTGCTGAGCAATTTGCCGTTTAtgattatttttcctttctgtgTTATTGTGGGGGTGTGGAGAAGTGTACATAAAAACAGGCATACATCTCTGTGAAGATGCTCTGAAATAATTGGAAAGAAAGCAGCTTTTTAGATTAGTCTTTTTGGTTCCCAATCACACACCACCACATGAACAGAATCTCAGATAAGAGATGATGAGCTTTTTTGacccatttttttaataaaaaaattatttatatttgttgtGACCAATGGCAGTCCTTTTGATGGTACTGGTAGAGAAAATAAAGTATTCCATAGGTAGTTTAAAACAAAGCACTATAGTTCCGAGAGACAGACAGATATGTATAAACAGTGACCCCCAACAACATGACAAGGGACCCaaatgctctctctctctctctctctctggggaTGAAACTCAACTTCTCCATGCTTATGCTTATCCCCTTCCCATCTACtttaggctttttttttttcttttctcatttaacttttccctttatttatttagtttttgcatttttttaatttcctttagGCAATAAATGACCTTTATGTATGACTATCTTCAAGTTGATGACTTCTCAGCacatatatatctctctcttcctctgatTGAGTATATGTCTCTGTTGATGGACCCCTTCATGTTGCAACCTAATTTCCTGATCTTTGGAGTGGAGGCCCACATGACTGATTGCTGGAAATAGCTTTGGATTTTGAATATtcgtaagagagagagagagagagagagagagagagagagtgatgtCTTACACACTTCATCTTCAAAATTGGTCTCATTCGACCACccatttgtttatatgttaaaGTAGTATGCATACGGTCACCTGATTGGTTTAGAGGTGTAAAATATACCGTATTGGTATAAATTAGGTTTAATCATACTTCGTGTTGTACTCGGTGTAGAGTAAGATTGTTTATGTTTAACATATCCATCTCATATCGAATAACATGATGTTTCGATTTGACACGACCTAATGTTTTGTTAGGTCACATTAATTTgaagaatttaatttactactgttattggagatgctctaatattatattatatccGATTAATTGTGAGGAATGTACGCATCTCGTGTTTGTGACACCTCTTCATTGAAATACTCACATAAAATCGAGTATTAAAAACCCTTGTAACCAAAAGAAGGTATCTCTAAAACCAAATTAACAATGACAACAACAGCTGCACAAGCAACAACATTATAGTGAAAACATGTTATTAAAATTAGTCGTAATCTTGATCACACCGTCAACAGCAATACAAGCCTGCCAACaatgcaaataaaaaagagtccAGGTTTAATCCACTGGATCAAGTTAAtataaactaaactaaacacACAACCTGCAAGATCATGATCCTAATTAAAAACTGGATTAATACTTTGTTTATTgtgaaattaattaaggtAATCATCAAGGGCTAGAAAGATCAGATGATTGGGTCCCTAAACCAGGCCAGACAAATTAAACATTGCTATAACTTAACATGTGCAATCCTGCAGTGGGAATCTACTTTTAGCCCATTCTTGCCTTTCTATTGTTCCTTACATTTCCAGCAAAATGCAGGTTGGAAAGGACCCCAAAATGTCCATTTTGCCCCTTGAATTCGACCCCAATTGATTACAGTAGATAACAAGACTCTGTGTCTGTTCCTAGAGGGTTTTGTAAATCATTATTAATTGGACCTAATTAGGTAATCAGACTATAATAATCCACGCCCATACTTGAAAAGACCTATTATGCCCtaataacaataacaatgcCAATAATGATGACAATAGTCCATTAGCTCCCCCtactttctttatttctttcttcctaAGGAATGAGCTCTATGTGGTGGGTGGACAGATTTATCGAGCCCCAAATAATTTGGAAATCTACAAACTCATGTGAAAATCCCCAATATTCTAATTATAGGATAAGCATTTCgtatttttagaatttctCGTGTGTTTTTAGAATATTGTGTTCGTAACATAAAATACGTGAAAGTTACTGTATATGATAAGATTCAACACTTTTATGTAAGAATTACAATTTCATACTTTTGTGACACAAAATTTCATCCAATGCCATTTTTGAATTGTAGTCGTAAGCAATCATTTGCAATAAGTTTGTTGAACCAACTACTTAAGCAAGTTATTAAGTAGTGATTGAGAGAAACATGTGATTCCACCTTGCACATTGTcatggaaaaagagaaatttcaCATCATTACACATAATATAACCCCAAACACATCGAGACCTCACAAAATCTCAATATGTGTTGAGAGTAATTTTATGGATTAACTTTAAgtatcatttctttttttgtggcatttaagtaattttattaccaaacaaaaaaaaagtaattttattACTGAACAAATAAAGTAATTGAACTTACTAATTAGATATTTGTGTAGTggtatttttttctcaatgttATAATCAGTTTCAAATTTGATCCATCTCCTCTCCTATTGatccaataataataataataataataataataattaggcgaaattctatagtgagggtaTTATATATGGACTCCTTATGTTGATTTTCATATTAGTCACGTAATCAATTTCATTCAACTCAAGTGAAGTTACTATTCAAAGGAATCGCGTGGCTAATATGAAAGTTCACATCTACAGTCCATATATGGCACCCTCACCATAGAACTCACTAGGTGGAACCAAGATATTTGCCTTAAACTTTTTACAGATTATCTACGAGCATAATGAAACAATTTGGGCCCAAGTTAAACCGTACAGCCCAGCCCAAGTTTAATGGACGACGACAGTATCCACCAAAAACCTATTTTGGGCTAATTTCTGGGCCTTTGGGccaacacttttttttaaagccttGCACTTGGCTAAAATTggcaccccaaaaaaaaaaaaaaaaaatcttaaaaaaaaaaaaaaaaaaaaggaaaaaaagaagaaaatataagagCAAATATCATCCGTTCATCGAACTCACAACATATCGACCGTGCGATTATCTCCACCTATACTTATAAACCCCTCGTATCCTTAACCCCAAACCGGGTGCCAACAAAGCTAGGGTTTGCAGAGCTCCCGCCACCACATTCAGATCTCACATCTGCAACTTCCACATTCGCGACAATGGCGACCCAAATGAGCAAGAAGCGAAAGGTCAGTCCTGCTACCCTGTTTGTTTCCAgagaaaacacaagaaaattcTATCTCAGGTTCAACTAAAGCTCTCGTCTTTATGTTTGGTTACAGTTCGTCGCCGACGGAGTGTTCTTCGCCGAGCTGAATGAAGTTCTCACGAGAGAGCTCGCCGAAGATGGCTACTCTGGCGTTGAAGTTAGGGTCACACCGATGCGTACCGAGATCATAATCAGAGCCACTCGTACCCAGAACGTGCTCGGTCGgtttatcattttatattgaaaaaatctatttttgtGACCTTTTTAATTTAGAGATGTATTTTGATGATTTATTGATTGCTCGTGTGCATTTTATAATAACTATAGGAGAGAAGGGGAGGAGGATTAGGGAGCTAACCTCAGTGGTACAGAAGAGGTTTAAGTTTCCAGAAAACAGTGTTGAGCTTTATGCTGAGAAGGTTAACAATAGAGGGCTTTGCGCTATTGCCCAAGCTGAGTCTCTCCGTTACAAGCTTCTTGGAGGCCTCGCTGTCCGCAGGTATAtgattttatctttatttatttttttactattaGTGATCTAATGATGAACAATTGTAATAAAGGCctctcatttttttattttttattttttatatttatagcttttgattttgttggtgAGCTATGTTGTCAATCTGATACATTGTTTCGGTTTAAAATTATGAATCTATTCTTTTGTATAGAAGTGTTATTTTCAATTCTACAACGTGCTGTTGAGACAGATTGCGGATGAGCTTATTTAGTGTTTGTGTTGGTTATTATTTGTTCTGTATCTGGAAAATGTGCTGTTTTGCAAATTTGGTTTTTGTCATCTACAAAGCATATTGGTGTTCTCGTACCAACTTTGTGTCGGAAGATGACGAAATTGATATATATACTCCATGCCATCATCTTCATGAAATGCCATTGTTTTCATGCAGTAACCGTGAGGAGGGTACATTTTTATACATGGCTTCCTGTATACTTTCTTGTTAACAACTGTGTTTTAGCCTGGGTTTCTAATAGACCAGCCTCTGTTCATCAGTGAGCCATTTATAGAGCAAATGGGGTTTGTTTGTATTGGGTTAGGTCTACAGGTGCTATATATAATTCAATAGTTTCTGTTCGAACTTCTGGCTGGGGCTTGAACATTTTCTTGGTattagaatttattttttatttgagataTATGATGTATAGTTTTACCTATTTGTGAGTTGTTGTTTTCTGTCATCTACAAAGCATATTGGTTTTTTTGTACCAAATTTGTGTCGGAAGTTGACAAAATTGATTGACATCCTCCATGAGATAATCTTCATGAAATGCTTTTGTTTTCGTGTTGCAATCTTAGGGAGGGCAAATCTTTCTATTGGACCGTTACTGTTAGTCTGGCCTGGTGTTTATGACTCgcattttgtatttgaaataTAAGCTGTATTGTTTTGCCAATTTGTGAGATGGTGGTTTTATGTCATCTACAAAGCATGTTGGTGTTTTTGTACCAAATTTGTGTCGGAAGATGACGAAATTTATTTACATCCTCTGTGAGATAATCCTCATGAGATGCTCTTGTTTTCATGTTGTAACCTTAGGGAGGGTACATCTTTCTAATGGATTGTTGCTGTTATTTAGGCCTTGGGTTTCAGACACTCATCTAGTGTTACTctcattttgtatttgaaataTAAGCTGTATTGTTTTGCCAATTTGTGAGATGGTAGTTTTATGTCATCTACAAAGCATGTCGGTGTTTTTGTACCAAATTTGTGTCGGAAGATGACGAAATTTATTTACTTCCTCTGTGAGATAATCCTTCATGAGATGCTCTTGTTTTCATGTTGTAACCTTAGGGAGGGTACATCTTTCTAATGGACCGTTACTGTTATTTAGGCCTTGGGTTTCAGACATTCATCTAGTGTTACATGCATAATCTTGGGTATTGGTTTTCCCAGTTTTTCTATGTAATGCAATTGCCAATGATGATGATAAATTGTGATTCATGGATGGACCCCATTTATGTGCAATTTTGTATATGAATATGTGCTTAATGACTAATCTACCATGAACTGTTCCTTTCAGGGCCTGCTATGGTGTTTTGAGATTTGTCATGGAAAGTGGGGCCAAGGGTTGTGAGGTTGGTCATTAGCAAATTTTGATACTGGTTTTCCTATTccgttttgaatttgatgttatATGTTATTGTTACATTATTAACAGGTGATATGTTATTGGTACAGGTGATTGTTAGTGGAAAGCTAAGAGCACAGAGAGCCAAGTCCATGAAGTTCAAAGATGGGTACATGATTTCTTCTGGTCAGCCAGTTAATGAATACATCGATTCTGCTGTGAGGCATGTCCTCCTTAGACAGGTTTGTCCAGGTCACCTGTTTCTTCCTTCCGGTAGTGCTTCATGAGTCGGTTTGTTCTGTACAAATGGTTCTTTGTTATAAATGGTCTAATCACTTTATGTATTTGCATACAGGGTGTACTTGGTATTAAGGTCAAGATTATGCTTGATTGGGATcccaagggcaagcaaggccCCATGACCCCCTTACCTGACCTTGTTACAATCCACCAACCGAAGGAGGATGAGTATTTCAGGCCGGCAGTAGCAGCAGCTGCAGTAGTGGCACCACCTGTTCTGGGCGCAACTGATATTGATGTCCCCCTGGTTGTGGCTTAAGTCCTTAACATATGTTCTGAGATAGTCATCCATTTTTTGTAACTTCAATCTCGagtgttttaattttattgttttcttatgAAAAATTTTGCGTACCAAAAGATGGGACAGAGCATTTCTCGAATTGTGTCGCACTCAGacaattttgtttaatatttctttattttcagaATTGTTTATGTTCTTTCCCTCTCTACGCCCCccgttgtctttttctttgtcaaagCTCCCTCTGCGTTGTTCAAACACAACAAAGGGTTCAGTGATTTTTATTGATGGGAAATATGATTCTTCCAATTCACTTTccgaagaaaaagaaagacgGCAATTGCCACTTCAAAGTTAAAAGTTCTAATCAAAGGCCGGGCGTCATGCACATTCTTCCATGAATGTTAAATAGGTAAGCAAAAGTCGTGTCCAGCACCTTATGCATGGTAATAAGGTGATTTACTCCTCCTTTTGAGGTTGTAGGTTTCCTCCTCttttaatattgtttgtataaaaaaattaaaaaaaaatcatgggCGTTAGGGGCGGTGTTGGGTTTCGTGCATTGCAAGCCTTACACGTTGCAAAAATGatctttaaaaaataggaaaagaaaagtttcAACACATGTGTAAGTGTGTGTATGGAAGAAATGCTGTTTGCATGTAAGGAGCCAAGTATTTAATTGAAGGGGTTGGCGCGTTCCACGCAAGCTTCCACCTAGGCAGTGGTGCTTACACTTCTCAGTCATGCAAAACGGGCTCAGTGCTTCATCACCGTTTACCAAATGGGCAGGCAAGACCAAGCTCAGGTGAAGCAAAAGTGGGATCCACATGCACATCttagaaagaacaaaaaagaaggtaaGACCAAACTCAGAACACCTTATCCTGCAAGTAATAAAACAACAAAGCTGCCTTTAATGCAGCACTTACATTTAGAAATTGGTCCTCTTTGTCACATTTTTCTTGCAGCACATACTCAGAAATTGGTCCTCTCCTCTGTTCTCTGTGTTGTAACTTGTGTTCATCAATGTTGTCATTTCTGTGTGCTGCTCTCATGGTTCTCTATGTTCCCTTGCCTCCAGAGGACCACTTCTCTGAGTTTGAATTAATCCCTGAGGAGGATAATTATCAGAACCCCCCAACTGGAAATGATCAGCAGCAACATGCTGAATGGTTTGAGGAGCAGCTGGAAGCTGATCTCAAATGGTCTTTTGCTTTGAATGGGTACGCCTTCAAGTATtcaaacatgaaaaaaaaaattgaaaaaaccaaTTCTTCTAACtgggttttcattttgatgaatCTTTTGGAATTTCTGCTGCAAGgtgaatcaaattcaaatcaattccGAGAGAAATCACAACATGCAAATTAAATCATCAGTTCATTTTGTACAATACTAGTACTGGTtttgattctctctctctctctctctctctctctctctctctctctcagtgtGTTGCATGCAGCAACAAGCGAGTTCCAAGACATAGTTCTTTTGGACACAAAGCGATTTGGAAAGGTTGGCTAGCTATCACAATAAGGACTCTAAATCACACACACATATCAATTAATTGGTCACTGatatttttctctccttttgtgttgttgttggtatttAGGCTCTGGTGATCGATGGGAAGTTGCAGAGTGCTGAAAGAGATGAGTTTATTTACCATGAATGCTTGGTTCATCCTGCTCTTTTACTACATGACAAGTATATATGCGAATATATTTTTAGCTTAGCttaatccttttttctttttcccttttgtgtCTTATTTCTGTGTAATTGGTTTCAGCCCAAAAACAATATTTATAATGGGAGGTGGCGAAGGGTCAACAGCAAGAGAGTCACTAAAGCACAAAGATGTAGAGAAAGTTATCATGTGTGACATTGACAGGGTGTGATGCTTCTCAAAACATATATGAGATTTACCATTTAAGTGAAAGCTAAACGATCTTCCATCTTGCTGTTTGGGGCTTCACACCACCCCCccattttacccaaaaaaataaaaatgatctTCCATCTTGCTTTCATCCAAATCTGTATTTTTATCAGTGTTGGttaaaatgtatatatactattAGGGAAATTTACTATTTGGTTGTGTAGCAATGTCCTTCTTTAGCATGGCATCTGAAGGTGTTGCTTAACATGAATGTTGCAGATGGTTGTCGATTTTTGCCGAGAACATCTGACAGAAAATCAGGAGGCGTTTCGTGACGATAAGCTCCACATTGTTTTCAATGATGCAAAGTAAGTAAGTAGCTAGTTTGTCTTTCTTtgctttaatttgttgttaaATCTCTCAATGGCAAGTGAAAGCCTTTAGGACAGATATTATGAGCAGAAGATATTGGTTTTCGGTTGTTAAGCAAGCCTTGATGTATGCCAGTAACAATCTTGGTCTGATAATGAACTGATATGTAAGAGTAATTAATGTGATTGAAGGGCTGAGCTAgagaaaactgaagaaaaGTTTGATGTGATTGTGGGAGACCTACCAGATCCAATAGAGGGAGGGCCTTGCAATGACCTTTACACCAAACCCTTCTATGAGCAAGTCATAAAACCCCACCTCAAAGACAATGGCATCTTTGTCACTCAAGTAAATACAATAAACTAGTATGAATCAGGTAGCTAATTTCTTGAAACTTTTCCAAGTTGTTTCGCTATCGATGAACAGGCTGGTCTGGCAGGAATTCTTTCCCATAAGGATATCTTCACTTCAATATACAACACTATAAAACATGTGTTCAAATGTAAGCATTTCCTTTCACTTTCGGTTAACTTCGTGTACCTTGTTTCTCTGTTGCATGAAAAAGGTTGCTTTTCTGCAGATGTGATTGCATACACAGCTCATGTGCCATCTTATGCAGATTCATGTGGATGGGTTTTGGTAAGTACTCATTAAGTAATTAACCACCATGAAATTAGAATTAACTGAGGAGGAATTTTCTATCGAAACACGTTGATTCTGTTCCATTTGATGCCTAACTATCTGCACACAGGCTTCAGATGAACCACTCAAATTGGACGTTGAACAACTCAACAGCAGAATCCAGGAAAGAATTAGAGGAGATCTCCTCTATTTAGATGGTGCTTCCATTGTTTCATCCACTGTAGTAAACAAGATGATCTGCACATCGTAAGTTGGAATGCTACAATTTCCATAACAAATTAAGAAGAATTACGTGACATATCGGTCCATATAGCCTGGAATTTGACAATCTTTTCTGCATGAACTCTCTATGGATAATGGATCATCCCTATCTATActaaagtaattttttttttgttgcaatGCAGGCTTCTGAAAGAAACTCAAGTCTTGACTGGAGAAAACGTAAGGTTCGTCTATGGGCATGGGCTTACAAAGAATGCAGAAGAATAGGGGGTCTAATGTGCTATTTAAAGGAAAACCAATGATAAAGAATAAAAGTATCTGGGCATGTAGACTCAGAACTAAtaattgaagttttttttaacaaaaccaTTGGCTCAAATTCCGGATTTTTGGAAATAATCAACTACCGTTGCTTTACCATTATGTCACTGGATTAAGTCCCCACCTTTTGGTACCCCAGAAGCAAAAAAATGTTTGTTAGAGCAAACCCCATATCAACTCTACCAAAATCATCTAACTTCGACTTACTATTAAGTATTTTAGGTCAGACTTTGCCAAATTTAATGTAAAGCTGGATTTGATCGAACAGTTTGCAACACTTAGATGGGCATGGTTTGTACaagaagaggagaaaaaggcctttggatttttctttggttAGTCGAACATATGCATATAGGCGAAATTTGACCATTAGTATGAACATATGCACATAGGCGAAATCTGATCATTAGTACATTACCGAATTTAAATGAAGCTAGGTTTGATCAAACAATTTGCAAGTTGCATTTGATACACACATGAGCTTGGCTTGTACCATAAAGAGTAGAAAAACCCTACACATTTTGCTAACGTTAGTCTTCTAAACGCATAGAGTAAAATCTGACCGTTGATGCATTGTGAGTTCCATGTACGTAAATTATTGCGTGAGATGATGATATAGTTATCATACTAGTATGGCTTATCAATCAAAGATTGTTACAGATTAAAATCGTAAAGCAGAAgtgaaatttaattacaaactTTAGAGCAATTAAT
Proteins encoded in this region:
- the LOC18769809 gene encoding 40S ribosomal protein S3-3, with product MATQMSKKRKFVADGVFFAELNEVLTRELAEDGYSGVEVRVTPMRTEIIIRATRTQNVLGEKGRRIRELTSVVQKRFKFPENSVELYAEKVNNRGLCAIAQAESLRYKLLGGLAVRRACYGVLRFVMESGAKGCEVIVSGKLRAQRAKSMKFKDGYMISSGQPVNEYIDSAVRHVLLRQGVLGIKVKIMLDWDPKGKQGPMTPLPDLVTIHQPKEDEYFRPAVAAAAVVAPPVLGATDIDVPLVVA
- the LOC18769504 gene encoding thermospermine synthase ACAULIS5 isoform X1, which codes for MLSFLCAALMVLYVPLPPEDHFSEFELIPEEDNYQNPPTGNDQQQHAEWFEEQLEADLKWSFALNGVLHAATSEFQDIVLLDTKRFGKALVIDGKLQSAERDEFIYHECLVHPALLLHDNPKTIFIMGGGEGSTARESLKHKDVEKVIMCDIDRMVVDFCREHLTENQEAFRDDKLHIVFNDAKAELEKTEEKFDVIVGDLPDPIEGGPCNDLYTKPFYEQVIKPHLKDNGIFVTQAGLAGILSHKDIFTSIYNTIKHVFKYVIAYTAHVPSYADSCGWVLASDEPLKLDVEQLNSRIQERIRGDLLYLDGASIVSSTVVNKMICTSLLKETQVLTGENVRFVYGHGLTKNAEE
- the LOC18769504 gene encoding thermospermine synthase ACAULIS5 isoform X2; the encoded protein is MLSFLCAALMVLYVPLPPEDHFSEFELIPEEDNYQNPPTGNDQQQHAEWFEEQLEADLKWSFALNGVLHAATSEFQDIVLLDTKRFGKALVIDGKLQSAERDEFIYHECLVHPALLLHDNPKTIFIMGGGEGSTARESLKHKDVEKVIMCDIDRMVVDFCREHLTENQEAFRDDKLHIVFNDANCFAIDEQAGLAGILSHKDIFTSIYNTIKHVFKYVIAYTAHVPSYADSCGWVLASDEPLKLDVEQLNSRIQERIRGDLLYLDGASIVSSTVVNKMICTSLLKETQVLTGENVRFVYGHGLTKNAEE